From Candidatus Persebacteraceae bacterium Df01, a single genomic window includes:
- the hemH gene encoding ferrochelatase yields the protein MSTLTANQRYQHGTAENIGVLLVNLGTPTAPTAKMLRTYLRQFLSDRRVVEAPHWWWLPLLYCIIVPRRAPRSATAYQSVWTDQGSPLMVISRAQQQKLAAAFAKEPVVVELGMSYGKPSVASALQALQAQNCRRIVVLPLYPQYASSTVGSVFCDVTRELSKWRETPHMRFVSGYCDDPRYVTTLVDSIRTAQQAHGRPDKLIFSFHGTPLAMLMAGDPYHCWCHKTARLAATALGLHDNEWMTTFQSRFGPAKWLQPYTDETLKKLPAQGVHHVHVVCPAFASDCLETLEEIAIENGDFFKQAGGKQFHYLPALNDSPPHIDFLRDLIIDNINDWLQTVLHENAPDVRKTQQQAKEFMHTLLTRSN from the coding sequence ATGAGCACACTTACCGCCAATCAACGGTACCAGCACGGCACAGCCGAAAATATTGGTGTATTACTGGTTAATTTAGGTACCCCAACAGCACCCACCGCTAAAATGTTGCGGACGTATTTACGTCAATTTTTGAGCGATCGCCGCGTGGTAGAAGCGCCGCACTGGTGGTGGCTGCCATTGCTATACTGCATCATTGTGCCACGCCGCGCGCCACGCTCGGCGACTGCTTATCAATCAGTGTGGACAGACCAAGGCTCTCCGCTAATGGTTATTTCTCGAGCGCAACAACAAAAACTTGCCGCCGCTTTTGCCAAAGAACCCGTTGTTGTGGAATTAGGAATGAGCTACGGCAAGCCATCTGTTGCCAGCGCATTACAAGCACTGCAAGCACAAAACTGCCGGCGCATTGTGGTGCTGCCGTTATATCCACAATATGCCAGCAGCACCGTCGGTTCGGTTTTTTGCGATGTCACGCGTGAATTATCAAAATGGCGAGAGACGCCACATATGCGTTTTGTTTCCGGCTATTGTGACGACCCGCGTTATGTTACGACACTGGTCGATTCCATCCGCACAGCACAACAAGCACACGGTCGTCCAGACAAATTAATATTTTCTTTTCATGGTACACCGCTCGCCATGTTGATGGCAGGCGATCCCTATCATTGCTGGTGTCACAAAACAGCGCGATTGGCGGCGACAGCATTGGGGCTTCACGATAACGAATGGATGACGACATTTCAATCGCGTTTTGGTCCTGCCAAGTGGCTACAACCCTATACAGACGAAACACTAAAAAAATTGCCTGCACAAGGCGTTCATCATGTGCACGTGGTGTGCCCTGCTTTTGCTTCCGATTGTTTGGAAACACTGGAAGAAATTGCTATTGAAAACGGCGATTTTTTTAAGCAAGCAGGTGGCAAGCAGTTTCATTATCTGCCAGCACTCAACGACTCGCCACCACATATAGATTTTTTGCGTGATTTGATAATTGACAATATTAATGATTGGCTGCAGACAGTGCTACACGAAAATGCACCTGACGTACGCAAAACACAACAGCAAGCAAAAGAATTTATGCACACCTTGTTAACTCGTTCAAATTAA
- the trpC gene encoding indole-3-glycerol phosphate synthase TrpC: MSLRPPNFLLNTPAFLQRIVADKRCEVARRRQNESLITVQQRASAVPPPRDFVAALQSPNSRLPVIAEIKKKSPSKGLLRADFDPATLASQYEAGGATCLSVLTDTPYFGGKDAHLQQARAACMLPILRKDFMLEEWQIYESRALEADAVLLIVAALTPELMHSMAQAAHKLGMAVLTESHTAEELEMALTVPNALIGINNRNLHTFEVSLQTSINLLPLAHATTPRPLTVAESGIASNADIKSLTAAGVDAFLIGETFMRASDPGTALRQLFAD, from the coding sequence TTGTCGCTGCGTCCTCCTAATTTTCTGTTGAATACACCGGCTTTCTTGCAGCGTATCGTTGCCGACAAGCGTTGCGAAGTAGCGCGCCGACGACAGAACGAATCATTAATCACAGTGCAACAAAGAGCTTCTGCGGTGCCGCCACCGCGTGATTTTGTTGCTGCTTTGCAATCGCCAAATAGTCGCTTGCCAGTCATTGCCGAAATCAAGAAAAAAAGCCCCAGTAAGGGGTTATTGCGTGCTGATTTTGATCCTGCTACGCTAGCATCTCAATATGAAGCTGGAGGTGCTACCTGTTTGTCGGTTCTCACCGACACGCCATACTTTGGTGGTAAAGATGCACACTTACAACAAGCGCGCGCTGCTTGTATGTTGCCTATATTGCGTAAAGATTTTATGCTGGAAGAATGGCAGATTTATGAATCTCGGGCGTTGGAAGCGGATGCGGTATTGTTAATTGTTGCCGCATTGACGCCGGAACTCATGCACAGCATGGCACAAGCAGCACACAAACTGGGCATGGCGGTGTTAACCGAATCGCATACTGCAGAAGAACTGGAAATGGCGCTGACCGTACCGAACGCACTTATCGGCATTAACAATCGCAACTTACACACTTTTGAAGTGTCGTTGCAAACATCCATAAATTTGTTACCGCTAGCGCATGCTACTACTCCGCGTCCGCTCACTGTAGCCGAAAGCGGTATTGCTAGCAATGCAGATATTAAATCGCTTACTGCTGCTGGCGTCGATGCTTTCTTAATTGGCGAGACTTTTATGCGAGCATCAGATCCCGGTACTGCTTTGCGGCAATTGTTTGCCGATTAA
- the trpD gene encoding anthranilate phosphoribosyltransferase, which yields MSETTYSYKQLLEKATSRCDLSATEMATAVCGILEGEWTPVQTAGFLVAMKIKGETPEELAAAADVMRTMMIPVSLADDNAVDTCGTGGDGAGLFNVSTAAAFVAAAAGVCVAKHGNRALSSTSGSSDLLSELGASLDTEPDKIAELIQRLGIGFMFAPNHHPAMRHAAPVRRELGVRTMFNLLGPLCNPAGVRRQVTGVFNLQLLVSYAETLAACGAQRAMVVHGEGLDEITIAGETAIAEWRDGAIVRYTIAPTDVGLSVASLDSLRVSSAAESAALINAVFAGNTGAARDIVLLNAAAALMVADKAVDFADGVQQAAVAVDSGAAAQKLSDFVAASS from the coding sequence ATGTCTGAAACCACCTATTCCTATAAGCAGCTTTTGGAAAAAGCTACTTCCCGCTGCGACTTATCCGCCACTGAAATGGCTACGGCCGTGTGCGGTATATTAGAAGGGGAATGGACTCCGGTGCAAACAGCTGGTTTTTTGGTGGCAATGAAAATTAAAGGCGAAACGCCGGAGGAATTAGCGGCGGCAGCAGATGTTATGCGCACTATGATGATTCCGGTATCCTTAGCTGACGACAATGCGGTGGATACTTGCGGCACTGGCGGTGATGGGGCTGGATTGTTTAATGTTTCTACTGCTGCCGCTTTTGTTGCTGCCGCAGCTGGTGTGTGTGTGGCAAAACACGGTAATCGTGCGTTATCCAGCACTTCAGGCAGTTCAGATTTGTTGTCAGAACTTGGTGCGTCGCTGGATACGGAGCCGGACAAAATTGCCGAGTTGATTCAGCGCCTTGGCATTGGCTTTATGTTTGCACCTAATCATCATCCGGCAATGCGCCATGCCGCACCGGTGCGGCGCGAGCTGGGTGTGCGGACAATGTTTAATTTGCTGGGACCATTGTGTAATCCCGCTGGTGTGCGGCGGCAAGTTACTGGTGTTTTTAATTTGCAATTGTTAGTTTCATACGCAGAGACTTTGGCTGCTTGTGGTGCCCAGCGGGCGATGGTAGTTCATGGCGAAGGACTGGACGAAATTACCATTGCCGGTGAAACTGCCATTGCGGAGTGGCGCGATGGCGCTATTGTTCGTTATACGATTGCGCCGACAGATGTCGGACTCAGCGTCGCGTCGCTTGATTCTTTGCGAGTTTCGTCAGCGGCAGAATCGGCGGCATTAATTAATGCGGTATTTGCTGGTAACACCGGTGCCGCGCGAGATATCGTATTGCTCAACGCCGCTGCCGCTTTGATGGTCGCAGACAAGGCCGTAGACTTTGCAGACGGTGTACAACAAGCGGCGGTGGCGGTAGACAGTGGTGCGGCGGCGCAAAAGTTGAGCGATTTTGTCGCTGCGTCCTCCTAA
- a CDS encoding putative manganese transporter, whose product MNTVVIKRGLHNIVDNLALGKIVALVASVLLILYPATRDIAFTALSESYYQVSIFVAATLIGLIMFERAQKREMREILRRHARWQVPIAAIFGAIPGCGGAIFVVTQYIRGAMSFGGVVATLTATMGDAAFLLLAKTPLVAIKIFAICFVMGLVFGFIVDRIHGRDFLRPDTKNVDVDSDIEENPLLSPFYLLWMVLFVPGAIIGISYAFQVDVAKVSQIGGVDWVSPFGAAAALFAIVMWTLNPLSDIRLCISERRTMTRRVTDTTNFITFWVLCGFFGYGVLESYFHLNLAGLLQSWVWLTPLVAVIIGFIPGCGPQVVVATLFVNGVIPLSAQLANAISNDGDALFPAVAIAPKASVIATLYTAIPALIAGYGWMFLFER is encoded by the coding sequence ATGAACACAGTTGTTATCAAACGCGGCTTACACAATATTGTTGACAATCTTGCCTTGGGCAAAATCGTTGCTCTAGTCGCTAGTGTTCTTCTTATCCTTTATCCAGCCACCCGAGATATCGCGTTCACGGCATTGAGCGAATCTTATTATCAAGTAAGCATCTTTGTCGCTGCTACGCTTATTGGATTGATTATGTTTGAGCGTGCCCAAAAGCGCGAAATGCGGGAAATTTTGCGCCGCCATGCGCGCTGGCAAGTTCCCATTGCCGCTATTTTTGGTGCTATTCCCGGTTGCGGCGGTGCCATTTTTGTGGTCACCCAATACATTCGCGGCGCCATGAGTTTTGGTGGCGTAGTAGCTACGCTTACCGCCACTATGGGAGATGCCGCCTTTTTGTTACTCGCCAAAACGCCGCTGGTAGCAATAAAAATATTCGCTATTTGTTTTGTCATGGGATTGGTTTTTGGTTTTATAGTAGACCGTATTCATGGTCGTGATTTTTTACGCCCTGATACTAAAAATGTAGACGTTGACTCCGATATTGAGGAAAACCCACTATTGTCGCCATTTTACCTTTTGTGGATGGTACTGTTTGTCCCCGGTGCAATTATTGGCATTTCCTACGCTTTTCAGGTTGATGTCGCTAAAGTCTCACAAATTGGCGGAGTAGATTGGGTTAGTCCTTTTGGCGCCGCCGCGGCACTATTTGCTATTGTTATGTGGACACTTAATCCACTATCCGACATTCGCCTGTGTATTTCAGAGCGACGCACTATGACAAGACGGGTTACCGATACCACCAACTTTATTACCTTTTGGGTGCTGTGTGGTTTTTTCGGCTATGGGGTACTAGAAAGTTACTTCCATCTTAATTTAGCAGGATTACTGCAATCTTGGGTTTGGCTAACGCCGCTGGTAGCGGTAATTATCGGCTTTATTCCCGGCTGTGGTCCGCAAGTAGTAGTCGCCACTTTGTTTGTAAACGGTGTAATTCCGCTGTCGGCACAACTAGCCAATGCCATTTCCAACGACGGTGATGCACTGTTTCCCGCCGTCGCTATTGCTCCCAAAGCCTCCGTCATTGCCACACTGTACACTGCAATACCGGCTTTGATTGCCGGATATGGTTGGATGTTTTTGTTTGAGCGTTGA
- a CDS encoding glycosyl transferase, with translation MATIEKTVVCLKWGNHPHTAEWVNRLYRGVARHLSPPFRFVCFTDEPTGMEPAIESRNIQSLTLGSELSGIWWKLAVMHPDAKLSGRCLFLDLDTVIVDNMDDFFSYPRRFYIIRNWIERRKQIFRARPQVGNSSVFRFETGTNSHVANLFLQNPAHANNRLIFPTEQAFITHAIEKNNITWRPESWVRSFKRHCLPIFPLNWLRRPQMEAGTKIIAFHGGTPKLDKVIKGTVGNWYKRTLPMPQLAKHWK, from the coding sequence ATGGCTACTATTGAAAAAACTGTTGTTTGTCTAAAGTGGGGAAATCATCCTCATACCGCCGAGTGGGTTAATCGCCTGTATCGGGGAGTGGCGCGGCATTTATCGCCACCGTTTCGTTTTGTTTGTTTTACGGATGAACCAACCGGCATGGAACCAGCAATCGAATCTCGCAACATACAATCACTAACATTAGGGTCGGAATTATCCGGTATCTGGTGGAAGCTGGCAGTTATGCACCCTGACGCCAAGCTTTCTGGTCGCTGTCTGTTTTTGGATTTAGACACAGTAATTGTAGACAACATGGATGATTTTTTTTCGTATCCGAGACGTTTTTATATTATTCGCAATTGGATTGAGCGACGCAAACAAATTTTTCGCGCACGCCCCCAAGTAGGAAATTCGTCTGTATTTCGTTTTGAGACCGGAACGAATTCGCATGTAGCAAATTTATTTTTACAAAATCCAGCACACGCAAATAATCGTCTTATTTTTCCTACCGAACAAGCGTTTATAACTCATGCCATAGAAAAAAATAATATTACTTGGCGGCCGGAATCGTGGGTAAGAAGCTTTAAGCGTCATTGCTTGCCGATATTTCCTCTGAACTGGCTGCGGCGTCCACAAATGGAAGCGGGCACAAAAATTATCGCTTTCCATGGTGGTACGCCCAAGCTGGATAAAGTGATTAAAGGCACCGTCGGCAACTGGTACAAACGGACGTTGCCTATGCCGCAACTCGCAAAGCATTGGAAATAA
- a CDS encoding ATP-binding cassette domain-containing protein, producing the protein MEITQSERRRLARLYLPYLLRHRAPFIGMVTCMLAVAALEPLLPMMMKPLLDSAENTDFFVQPTWLPYVLLGLITLLSLFSYGRSYLGGWLNVTMQKKLRDDMTAHLLRLPLNHRQTETLGKTTSRFMAFVPALASPVLPVFTALVQETVKTAVYLSWMFYLQWKLACIVLVAVPFVSLLIKILGTKMKIAATRAQRDIAASQSHLNETVRLLPIIKLASDSTAEHSLRDKFSSLRGAQLRQQIVIAAGQPLSQMIIAIPSAVILVYVVDALLNAQMSSGDVAAFVGVMLLMPRSVRVITRSTSIFEELIVAAREISYFLGTDTEIDNGKTTIARAQGAIAFENISFAYNQNTQLVLDDVSLTLAPGETVALVGRSGAGKTTLANLLPRFYTPTAGVIRLDNHDLREISLASLRHQIALVTQEPLLFDDTVAINVAYPDGGAADIDKVERALKNAAANDFVAALPHGIQTRIGENGAYLSGGQRQRLALARAFYRDAPIIILDEATSALDSETETTIKEAMRRLLIGRTAIIIAHRFSTIDFADRIIVLDGGKIIASGTVATLRHTCPLFAELYDAQII; encoded by the coding sequence TTGGAAATAACCCAAAGCGAACGGAGGCGGCTGGCACGCCTTTATCTCCCGTATTTGCTTCGCCATCGCGCTCCCTTTATCGGCATGGTCACGTGCATGCTAGCGGTAGCAGCTTTGGAACCGTTGTTGCCGATGATGATGAAACCACTGTTGGATTCCGCCGAAAATACCGATTTTTTTGTCCAGCCAACGTGGCTACCTTACGTTTTATTGGGCTTAATTACATTATTGTCCTTGTTTAGCTATGGTCGTTCCTATTTAGGTGGCTGGCTGAACGTCACCATGCAAAAAAAATTGCGCGATGATATGACGGCACATTTATTGCGCCTGCCGCTCAACCATCGGCAAACGGAAACGCTGGGGAAAACCACATCTCGCTTTATGGCTTTTGTACCGGCATTGGCTTCGCCCGTCCTGCCAGTATTTACGGCACTGGTGCAAGAAACCGTTAAAACCGCGGTTTATCTTAGCTGGATGTTTTATTTGCAATGGAAATTGGCATGCATTGTATTAGTAGCAGTGCCGTTTGTGTCGTTGTTGATTAAAATATTGGGGACAAAAATGAAAATTGCTGCAACTCGTGCCCAGAGAGATATTGCTGCAAGCCAAAGTCATTTAAATGAAACAGTGCGGCTGTTACCAATTATCAAACTTGCTAGCGACAGTACCGCCGAGCATTCATTACGAGATAAATTTTCTTCATTACGAGGTGCACAGCTACGTCAACAAATCGTAATAGCTGCGGGACAACCGCTATCACAGATGATTATCGCCATTCCCAGCGCGGTTATTCTTGTGTACGTGGTAGACGCTTTGCTCAATGCGCAAATGAGCAGCGGCGATGTCGCCGCGTTTGTCGGTGTGATGCTGCTGATGCCGCGTTCAGTGCGTGTAATTACCCGATCAACGTCAATATTTGAAGAACTGATCGTGGCGGCGCGTGAAATTTCTTATTTTTTAGGGACCGATACCGAAATAGATAACGGCAAAACAACAATAGCGCGAGCACAGGGAGCAATTGCTTTTGAAAACATTTCTTTTGCTTACAATCAAAATACGCAATTGGTACTGGACGACGTGTCGCTGACTCTTGCGCCCGGTGAAACGGTAGCGTTGGTGGGACGCTCCGGTGCCGGCAAAACGACTTTAGCAAATCTATTACCGCGCTTTTACACACCGACGGCGGGCGTAATTCGGTTAGACAACCACGATTTACGAGAGATCTCTTTAGCGTCATTGCGCCACCAAATTGCGCTAGTCACACAAGAACCGCTGTTGTTTGATGACACCGTGGCGATAAACGTAGCGTATCCCGACGGAGGCGCGGCGGATATTGATAAAGTTGAGCGAGCATTAAAAAATGCTGCTGCCAATGATTTTGTCGCCGCCTTGCCACATGGTATACAAACGCGGATAGGCGAAAATGGCGCATATTTATCGGGCGGGCAGCGACAACGATTGGCATTGGCACGAGCTTTTTACCGTGACGCACCCATTATTATTTTGGACGAGGCGACATCGGCACTGGACAGTGAAACCGAAACCACAATTAAAGAAGCCATGCGGCGCCTGCTTATCGGGCGCACGGCAATTATCATTGCTCACCGATTTTCTACAATTGATTTTGCTGACCGTATTATTGTGTTGGACGGCGGTAAAATTATCGCTTCGGGAACGGTCGCCACTTTACGCCATACTTGCCCTCTGTTTGCAGAATTGTATGATGCGCAAATCATTTAA
- a CDS encoding glycosyltransferase family 39 protein → MNNMCQLWHYPNRFVAIYLIARFVIWTVVIWLTQPTLPLDVLEHLAWGKEWRLVYSSHPGLPAWINEAVHITFSGNHLALSAISPFFSCVAIWAVWQLARDTLKNNNTAAIAALSLEGVFYFNISAIEFNHNVAQLTAITLFFLTVWRAFSLGKYWWPVAGMIAAFAMWAKYSSLLVLVSIFLWSLWDRQARGFYRSWGPYAAMAVFTILILPNIWALTATDFQPVEFAFNRAKKSTAWWQSAVFPLHFMLAQVMASILAVALCRLATGRWLPRWSTATPTFSNRFIIVAAFSPLLLAMLISAVGGLRFKSTWGAAMCSLWPLLILMWHGDGKLNIRFWRRGFIIISALTVIIHTAIFIGGPYLTGKAKRVHYPAAQIASHIDREWAQQFPEQPLSYVIGKKHTASMVSYYSQWRPSAVIDGDLKKSFWVKADDIHQSGAVIVWVVDNGKGRQNQPFVFSQSTPLLQRQPNFKVDWLSGANLPALEMGWAILPPR, encoded by the coding sequence ATGAACAATATGTGTCAACTTTGGCACTATCCAAATCGTTTTGTTGCTATATATTTAATAGCACGTTTTGTCATTTGGACAGTAGTTATATGGCTGACACAACCGACGCTGCCGCTGGACGTGCTGGAACATTTAGCTTGGGGGAAAGAGTGGCGTCTAGTATATTCCAGTCATCCCGGACTGCCAGCATGGATTAATGAGGCAGTCCATATCACATTTTCTGGCAATCATTTGGCATTGTCGGCAATATCACCTTTTTTCTCTTGTGTGGCGATATGGGCAGTTTGGCAATTGGCGCGAGATACACTCAAAAACAATAATACCGCAGCAATTGCTGCCTTATCTTTGGAAGGAGTGTTTTATTTTAATATCAGCGCCATAGAATTCAATCACAATGTCGCCCAACTAACCGCAATTACCTTGTTTTTTTTGACTGTATGGCGCGCATTTTCACTAGGAAAATATTGGTGGCCGGTAGCCGGTATGATAGCGGCTTTTGCCATGTGGGCCAAATATTCTTCACTGCTAGTGCTCGTAAGTATATTTTTGTGGAGTTTGTGGGATCGGCAAGCGCGAGGGTTTTATCGTAGCTGGGGACCATACGCAGCGATGGCAGTTTTTACCATTTTGATCCTTCCCAATATTTGGGCGTTAACAGCAACTGATTTTCAACCGGTAGAATTTGCTTTTAACCGGGCAAAAAAATCAACTGCATGGTGGCAGTCAGCCGTATTCCCTCTGCACTTTATGCTAGCGCAAGTAATGGCGTCTATCTTAGCCGTAGCGTTATGTCGGTTAGCAACAGGGCGTTGGTTACCACGATGGTCAACAGCAACACCCACTTTTTCAAACCGTTTTATTATCGTTGCCGCTTTCTCGCCACTATTACTTGCGATGTTAATTTCGGCTGTTGGTGGATTGCGCTTTAAATCCACGTGGGGGGCAGCTATGTGTTCTTTGTGGCCTCTGTTAATATTAATGTGGCATGGTGATGGCAAACTCAATATACGTTTTTGGCGTCGTGGTTTTATTATTATCTCAGCATTGACCGTTATCATTCATACCGCTATTTTTATAGGAGGTCCTTATCTCACCGGAAAAGCAAAGCGTGTACACTATCCCGCTGCCCAAATTGCCTCACACATAGACCGCGAATGGGCGCAACAATTTCCGGAACAGCCTCTGTCCTATGTTATTGGTAAAAAACATACAGCTTCTATGGTTTCATATTACTCACAATGGCGACCGTCGGCAGTGATAGACGGAGATTTAAAAAAGAGTTTTTGGGTAAAAGCAGACGATATTCATCAGTCAGGTGCTGTTATTGTGTGGGTAGTGGATAATGGCAAAGGCAGACAAAACCAGCCTTTTGTTTTTTCTCAAAGCACTCCCCTGTTACAGCGGCAACCTAACTTCAAGGTTGATTGGTTAAGCGGTGCTAATTTACCGGCTTTAGAAATGGGATGGGCGATATTACCGCCGAGATAA
- a CDS encoding GMC family oxidoreductase N-terminal domain-containing protein, which translates to MRKIYDYIVVGGGSAGCLLANRLSAGSARVLLLEAGGTGRGNIWLKIPIGYLQTMGNPATDWCFVLKENPHLNGRRLPYPRGRVLGGSSAINGMIYIRGQARDYDLWAQAGCEGWEWNSVLPYFLRHENNAILGGALHNQSGEVCVQPVRSNWRILDAFAEAAETCGIPRVEDFNGGDNLGVSYYQVNQKNGMRQTSADAFLWPIRQRPNLTVETGARGRRLLLENGNVVGVEYQTLDGVQTVHTDGEVILSAGSIGSPQILQCSGIGSPELLSEVGVETVHALPGVGENLQDHLQIRIAFSVNGVRTLNEMSYNPLWKVGMGLQYVFCRRGPLASAPSQLGCFAYSDDSMPAPDLQYHLQPLSLDNFGDPLHRHPGFTASVCDLRPHSRGYVRIASADPLATPVIDAQHLSHPQDRLTAARAIRHSRHLCAAAPLSKFVSKEIAPGTGMQSDEELALAAGEHSTTIFHPTGTCKMGREDDDTAVVDSRLRVRGLSGLRVADASIMPDIISGNTNAPTLMIAEKAAALILEDAVN; encoded by the coding sequence ATGCGAAAAATTTACGATTACATTGTAGTAGGTGGCGGTAGTGCGGGTTGTTTGCTGGCTAATCGGCTAAGCGCCGGTAGCGCGCGGGTGCTGTTGTTGGAAGCAGGCGGTACGGGACGGGGCAATATTTGGCTAAAAATTCCCATTGGTTACTTGCAGACAATGGGCAATCCAGCTACGGATTGGTGCTTTGTGCTCAAAGAAAACCCGCATCTCAACGGTCGTCGCTTGCCTTATCCGCGAGGGCGAGTGCTGGGCGGTTCTTCTGCTATTAACGGGATGATTTATATTCGCGGTCAAGCGCGTGATTATGATTTGTGGGCGCAAGCTGGCTGTGAAGGTTGGGAATGGAATAGCGTGCTACCTTATTTTTTACGCCACGAAAATAACGCCATACTGGGTGGCGCATTACACAACCAAAGTGGTGAGGTTTGTGTACAACCGGTGCGTAGCAACTGGCGTATTTTGGACGCTTTTGCGGAGGCAGCTGAAACCTGTGGTATTCCTCGAGTGGAGGATTTTAACGGTGGCGATAATTTGGGTGTGTCCTATTATCAGGTTAACCAAAAAAACGGAATGCGACAGACGTCGGCGGATGCTTTTTTGTGGCCGATCAGACAAAGACCAAATTTGACTGTGGAAACCGGCGCCCGTGGTCGGCGGTTGTTGTTAGAAAATGGAAATGTTGTGGGTGTGGAATATCAAACACTAGACGGAGTGCAAACGGTACATACTGATGGTGAGGTTATCTTGTCGGCAGGTAGCATTGGGTCACCGCAGATTTTGCAGTGTTCAGGCATTGGCTCGCCAGAACTGCTCAGTGAAGTCGGTGTGGAAACAGTTCACGCCTTGCCAGGCGTTGGTGAAAATTTACAAGACCATCTGCAAATTCGTATCGCTTTTTCCGTTAACGGCGTGCGTACTCTTAATGAAATGTCATATAACCCGTTGTGGAAAGTTGGCATGGGACTGCAATATGTTTTCTGTCGGCGAGGTCCGCTAGCATCGGCTCCCAGCCAGCTGGGATGTTTTGCGTACAGCGATGACAGTATGCCAGCACCTGATTTGCAATATCACCTGCAACCGCTGTCATTGGATAATTTTGGTGACCCGCTACATCGCCATCCCGGCTTTACAGCGTCGGTGTGCGATTTGCGTCCACATAGTCGCGGTTATGTGCGCATTGCTTCAGCCGACCCACTCGCCACGCCGGTGATTGATGCACAACATTTATCTCATCCGCAAGACCGTCTAACAGCGGCTCGCGCTATTCGTCATTCCCGCCACTTGTGTGCCGCCGCTCCTTTGTCCAAATTTGTATCAAAAGAAATTGCTCCGGGTACAGGGATGCAAAGTGATGAAGAGTTGGCATTGGCGGCAGGAGAGCATTCCACTACTATTTTTCATCCTACTGGCACTTGTAAGATGGGGCGGGAAGATGACGATACTGCGGTCGTGGACTCGCGCTTGCGAGTGCGTGGATTGTCAGGATTGCGTGTCGCTGACGCCTCTATCATGCCAGATATTATTTCGGGAAATACCAACGCGCCGACGCTGATGATTGCCGAAAAGGCAGCTGCTCTTATTTTGGAAGACGCAGTTAATTAG